A window of Pseudophryne corroboree isolate aPseCor3 chromosome 12, aPseCor3.hap2, whole genome shotgun sequence contains these coding sequences:
- the LOC134979955 gene encoding olfactory receptor 10C1-like, with translation MEELNKTMVKEFILVGFSDLHHYQILFLIAILLMYITSVAGNFAVIILVKTGLSLHCPMYYFICVFAALEISFVSVTVPRLLANMIVSNKKISFVGCFVQLYIFSVLGITECFLLAVMAFDRDLAINHPLRYSSVMNHLCVFLLVVTPFIISCIITLFPTIFTADLKFCGPNEINHFFCELTSVQKLACSNTFISKILTSVATTFASLIPFILIIGFYIHIIITITKIKSVEGKHKAFSTCSSHIIVACLFYSTVIIVYINPQGSQYDKFLTLMYTVIVPMLNPFIYTLRNNDVKKVFLTTMLNKFKYC, from the coding sequence GGTCAAGGAATTTATTCTGGTGGGATTTTCTGATCTCCACCATTACCAAATCTTATTTCTCATTGCTATATTATTGATGTATATTACTAGTGTGGCTGGAAACTTTGCAGTTATTATTCTTGTTAAGACTGGACTGTCACTTCATTGTCCAATGTATTATTTTATCTGTGTATTTGCAGCTTTAGAAATATCATTTGTGTCTGTTACTGTCCCCAGACTTCTAGCTAATATGATTGTGAGTAACAAGAAGATCTCTTTTGTTGGATGCTTCGTACAGTTATACATCTTTAGTGTACTTGGGATAACAGAATGTTTTTTGCTTGCAGTTATGGCTTTTGACAGAGATTTGGCAATTAATCATCCTTTAAGGTACTCATCAGTCATGAACCATTTATGTGTTTTTCTTCTGGTGGTTACACCTTTTATCATCAGTTGTATCATCACTTTATTTCCCACAATCTTCACAGCGGACTTAAAATTCTGTGGACCCAATGAAATAAACCACTTTTTTTGTGAACTGACCTCAGTACAGAAATTGGCTTGTTCTAATACCTTCATCAGTAAAATATTGACCAGCGTGGCAACTACTTTTGCAAGCCTTATTCCTTTCATCCTTATTATAGGATTCTATATCCATATCATTATTACGATCACCAAAATTAAGAGTGTGGAAGGTAAACACAAAGCATTCTCCACTTGCTCCTCCCATATAATAGTTGCCTGTCTCTTCTATAGTACAGTCATCATTGTCTACATAAACCCACAAGGAAGTCAGTATGATAAGTTCCTTACACTTATGTACACAGTCATTGTTCCTATGCTAAACCCTTTCATTTATACTTTAAGAAACAATGATGTCAAGAAAGTTTTTCTTACGACCATGTTGAACAAATTTAAATACTGTTAA